A genomic stretch from Bacillota bacterium includes:
- the gap gene encoding type I glyceraldehyde-3-phosphate dehydrogenase, whose translation MAIKVAINGFGRIGRNVFRGAFRDPEIEFVAINDLTDAKTLAHLLKYDSVHGVLDAEVSATDDAIVVDGKEIKIFAERDPKALPWKELGVEYVIESTGVFRKRDQAQWHIDAGAKKVIITAPAKNEDLTIVMGVNEDQYDPANHHVVSNASCTTNCLAPVAKVLHENFGIKRGFMTTVHSYTNDQQILDLPHKDLRRARAAAMSIIPTTTGAAVAVGLVLPELKGKLDGFAMRVPTPDVSIVDLTCELEKPATVEEINAALKAAAEGPMAGVLAYTEEPLVSMDYLGNPNSSIVDGQLTNVMEGNFAKVVAWYDNEWGYSLRVIDLVKYMASKE comes from the coding sequence ATGGCAATTAAAGTTGCGATTAATGGGTTTGGTCGAATTGGACGCAATGTGTTTAGAGGTGCATTCAGGGATCCTGAGATTGAGTTTGTAGCAATTAATGACCTGACCGATGCGAAGACCTTGGCCCATTTGCTGAAGTATGACTCGGTACATGGCGTTTTGGATGCAGAGGTTTCCGCCACCGATGATGCTATTGTTGTAGACGGGAAAGAGATCAAGATCTTTGCCGAAAGAGATCCGAAGGCGCTACCTTGGAAAGAGTTGGGCGTAGAGTATGTGATCGAGTCCACCGGTGTATTCCGGAAGAGAGATCAGGCCCAGTGGCACATTGACGCTGGTGCGAAGAAGGTCATCATTACCGCTCCGGCGAAGAACGAGGACCTGACCATTGTGATGGGTGTCAACGAGGATCAGTACGATCCGGCTAACCATCATGTGGTTTCCAACGCATCCTGTACCACCAACTGCTTGGCTCCTGTGGCCAAGGTGCTCCATGAGAACTTTGGGATCAAGCGGGGCTTCATGACCACCGTTCACTCCTATACCAATGACCAGCAGATCCTGGACCTGCCCCACAAGGACTTGCGCCGGGCTCGGGCTGCAGCCATGAGCATTATCCCCACCACCACCGGTGCCGCTGTGGCCGTTGGCTTGGTTCTGCCTGAACTGAAGGGTAAGCTTGATGGTTTCGCCATGCGGGTTCCCACTCCTGACGTATCCATCGTGGATCTGACCTGTGAACTGGAGAAACCGGCTACTGTTGAAGAGATTAACGCTGCTTTGAAGGCCGCGGCCGAAGGCCCCATGGCCGGCGTCCTGGCTTACACCGAGGAGCCCTTGGTTTCCATGGACTACCTTGGAAATCCCAATTCCAGCATTGTGGACGGCCAGTTGACCAACGTTATGGAAGGCAACTTCGCCAAGGTCGTGGCTTGGTACGACAATGAGTGGGGTTATTCCCTCCGGGTGATTGACCTTGTAAAATACATGGCATCCAAGGAGTAA
- a CDS encoding phosphoglycerate kinase, with the protein MQKMSIRDIDVKNKKVLVRVDFNVPMQDGEITDDTRIQAALPTINYLIDQGAKVILCSHLGRPKGKVTAEFRLDPVAKRLSELLNRNVVKVDDCIGPAVEEAVDKMEPQDVLLLENVRFYAEEEKNDPEFARKLASIADIYVNDAFGAAHRAHASTEGVAKYIPGVAGFLMEKELSVMGKALENPERPFVAILGGAKVKDKIGVIRNLLSKVDSLLIGGGMAYTFLKAKGYEIGKSLLDEEGLTLAQELMDLAESKGVKLLLPVDVVVAERFAADSPHKTVDVDAIPADWMGLDIGPKTQAVFGDVIKEAKTVVWNGPMGVFEMDAFAQGTFEVAKALAESDAVTIIGGGDSAAAVEKAGLAEKITHVSTGGGASLEFLEGKALPGVEALMDRK; encoded by the coding sequence GTGCAGAAGATGAGTATTCGCGATATCGATGTGAAGAACAAGAAGGTTCTTGTCCGGGTGGACTTTAACGTACCGATGCAAGATGGTGAAATTACCGACGATACCCGGATTCAGGCTGCCTTACCTACGATCAATTATCTGATTGACCAGGGGGCAAAGGTGATTCTGTGTTCCCACCTGGGCCGTCCCAAGGGCAAAGTGACGGCGGAGTTTCGCCTGGATCCCGTGGCGAAACGGTTGAGTGAGCTTTTGAATCGGAACGTGGTGAAGGTTGACGACTGTATCGGCCCGGCAGTGGAAGAGGCCGTAGATAAAATGGAGCCCCAGGATGTCCTCCTTCTGGAGAATGTCCGGTTCTACGCGGAAGAGGAGAAGAATGATCCTGAATTTGCGAGAAAGTTGGCCAGCATCGCCGACATCTACGTAAATGACGCCTTTGGTGCCGCCCACCGGGCCCACGCTTCCACCGAGGGCGTGGCTAAGTACATTCCGGGCGTGGCCGGTTTCCTCATGGAGAAGGAACTCTCCGTGATGGGCAAAGCTTTGGAGAATCCCGAGCGGCCCTTTGTAGCCATTCTGGGTGGCGCGAAGGTGAAGGATAAGATTGGTGTGATCCGGAATCTGCTTTCGAAGGTGGATTCCCTGCTCATCGGCGGTGGCATGGCTTATACCTTCCTCAAGGCAAAGGGCTATGAGATTGGTAAGTCCCTACTGGATGAAGAGGGCCTTACGTTGGCCCAGGAGCTGATGGACCTGGCCGAAAGCAAGGGCGTAAAACTATTGCTGCCGGTGGATGTTGTGGTGGCGGAGCGGTTTGCCGCGGATAGCCCCCACAAGACGGTGGATGTGGACGCCATTCCTGCTGACTGGATGGGTCTGGATATTGGTCCCAAGACCCAGGCGGTTTTTGGGGATGTCATCAAGGAAGCCAAGACCGTGGTTTGGAATGGTCCCATGGGTGTATTCGAGATGGATGCCTTTGCCCAAGGTACCTTTGAGGTGGCCAAGGCCTTAGCCGAGTCTGATGCAGTGACCATCATCGGTGGTGGAGATTCCGCAGCGGCGGTGGAGAAAGCTGGTTTGGCGGAGAAAATCACCCATGTTTCCACCGGCGGAGGTGCGTCTTTAGAATTCCTAGAAGGGAAGGCGCTGCCTGGGGTGGAGGCGTTGATGGATCGGAAGTAG